In Calliopsis andreniformis isolate RMS-2024a chromosome 6, iyCalAndr_principal, whole genome shotgun sequence, the genomic window CAATTTCCTTCTCTATTTCCATAGATTCTTCTGTTTTTTCAGCTTCTGTACACTCTATTTTAGGAGCTTCGCTATCATTCCTTTCTGTGTTTTCCACTTTAGTAGTTTTAACTATAGGCTGTATAACAGCATCATGATAAAATTGTATGGGATCTAATTCTGGAGGATGTTCATAATGAAATTTCACAGAACAAGGAACCTTTACCCTTATTCTACCTTCCAATCTAATCTTTGTACGAAAAAGTGGATTTACTGTACGTGCTTTACGTAGGAAATCTAATTTCACTGCATGTTGATCTATACGCTGGTTGGCATATTTATCCCAGAGTTTGATACGTTCTGTTACTCTACATGATGTCAAGAGATTTTGGTCTATAAAATGATTTGGATGATTAGGACACATCCATCTGCCAATAGGAAAAGCAGTAAGTGGAGGATCTAAACAATCTTGATGAAAATACAATGGACAATAATCACATGCAACCAATGGTGCTTTTCTGCAACTGCGTCCACATTCAAAACACAAACGTGCTGGTAATGGCACCATTAAATTGCTGTCTAAACAATGACTTTTTCCTACTATAATAAAGATAATATTATTTTAGTTACTATTGGAGAACAGAATAAATAGGAGagatagaataaaaattttaccaCTATGGGGTCCACTTTGTTGCTTTCCTCTTTTACCCGAAACATAATCTACTTTATTACTACCAGGAAACATTATTGGTAACTGCAATTCTTTAGGTAATTCAAATTCTCTAGGATTAACTAATGATGCTGCTAGAGCTAACACTTCGAGTGCAGATTTTTTTGTACTTTTCTCATTTCCTTTATTATCCAACAGATTTCTCTTTGATGCATATCGACAAGCATAACATAACCATTCTCCATTAGGGATATCTGTTGGATCCACTGCTGGATAactataaataattatattctatATGAAAACATAGAATACACTTTTACTAAACATTAATGTAACTAAATATATCAATTTTGTTTTGTGCAGAAACTACTTTAAgttagatatacattatatcagtTATACAAGTTTCCATGTATacaactacctataataattttgtttaggaaaaagataaaaattaaGATATTTTTTACTTCTTTCATTCTAAAAAATATCAAACTCACTGGCATTGTAAATGATATGATGCAGGACATTTGTCACAGCATATAAGTTCTCCACCATCTCTACAAGCATCGCAAATGTCACGATTATGACCTCGTCCTCGTCTTTTAAAATATGGGtgtcttttttcttctttctcctTCTTACTTTTTATTGCTTTTGAATCTTCTGATACAGGTGGTGCTATTAAAGCTTGAATTTGCTGAACACAAAAGAAACattattattgttttttattacagTCTTTTATTGTTAGGAAATGTTACACATAAAAAAATTTGATTTCCTCAACTTATTAAATGTTTTGTTTACTTACTGGCATTAAACCTCCAATCATTGGGAAACCGTATTCCACAGTACCCATTTTAGAACaagtatttaatttttataagactaataaatttttattctaaatttttactAATAACCTTTTCTATCGATTGTCTTAACTCTTCATAATATTTGTTCGATTAAAAACGATAAATCTAACCATACTTTCTACTCTTTATGTTCAACTTGGTTAGGTGGTTTGGTGGTTAGGTCCAAACCCTATGACTATATAAATACGGACTACAGACTGTTAACTGTCAACATTTTAGAGCTCAGAACCCCTAAAGACTAAAGGTGCGTTCGAATACAGCTCATATAGGTGTGGATGTAACATCATTTTCACAGCACTGCCAGCAATACCCAAATTCTGAACACACATGACAGAATCAGTGCCCCTTTGTGTACAGGGACCTTCATTGAATCTGTCAGAACTGGATATAGGCATATTGGGAATTTTGAATAAGCTTATACTCACCCTGCTAGAAATGTAGTTAAGTAGGATTTCAAGTAGGCATTACCGTTGTCGAAGGAACGATAAAAGATCGTGATTAGGCAGCTATGTAATTAGAGTATAacgtaatttaaaataaaatgttaATATGTCAGTTAAAACAAGTTAAATATCATGATACAAATAACCGCCGCTATTTTCAGCAGGGTGAGTACAAACTTATTTGAAGTTCCCTATATTCTTTATATCTAGTTCTGAAAGATTCAAAGCAAGTTCTTGTACAGATACGTGTACACCTAGTTTGAGTTGTTCGTAAATGCGTCTCATACACAATTGTCGACTTTTCAAAAATTCCcaaattttcattaattaaatatttataaatttttagaattttgttCAAATTAGTATCTACATTTTGTTTCTCAACTGTTCCAGACTACTCTACTCAATTTCACTAAAAAATTTAATCTTTAATATCGTTGATCTTATTTTACAGCATAAACATAAGTAAATTATCAGATATCAATAACAAATGATTTACGAATTTGAGAATATAGAtgtaattcaaattttaaatctttTCATAGCTCTgttcaataataattatattgtttTACTTTTCATTTTGTAATGTGTACAAAATGCAAATACATTTGTTAATGAATACGTTACATGTGTCAtttaattttttcttatttacaataggtattttaaaataaatacgGATAACTAAACTGTAAACTtaagaaaaatttgaaatatttaaaattgtatattgtaaaaatttgttataaattttatcgaatttattaatgttatactatTTAGTTAACCGATTATTTAAGTTACAGAATTAACAAGTACTAAAATTATTAATGTACATTTTAAGAGACAAATTGCAAATAAGTTGACTTGACATAAAAGATATTGAAATCAATTATCTTTGTGAAAATTCATATTATAATTTGCATTGCCTATTATCTATAAGACAATTTATACACACAGCTCAAGAAGATACATGTTGAGTCAGATACAAATGTTgtgtttgaaacaactttttaataattttcaaaaGACAACAAAAATTCAAAGTATGTTTACACAAAAAATCAATAACAACAAAagatatatatgtgtatatatatccAGATTGTTTTGTACGCTCTAATTAATGAAGTTACAAACTATTCAAACACAATGTTTATGTTTACTTTTACTCTTATACTTTTCACGTCAGCTGTACAAAGTGCACACTTAAAAGATTAAGTTGGCAGTGTAATTTGAGCTAACAATATGTACGGAAAACGAAAGAATGTAAGAAAAGTTactaaattattaaacattaatGAATTCAATACGAAATTAAGGGCATTTAAAATTTGCAATAAACCTGGTATTTATAGTTAATtaaaacaatgaataatatacACAAGAAATAAATCTAGTTCAAAGAATTAGTAAATGGATGGATATTTTTTATACAAGGTTTTCGTATAATTTCAACTTTTTAAACTATTCAAGAGTTTTAGTGTAGTTTCAGCTCTAGATTTTAATGACCTACAACTCTGATCCAAACTGTCTTGTCCATAATTAACTATTGTCGCATGTATATCATTATCAACATCGAGTCCTGTGtgtaattcaaatttttcaaattctgtTAATACCGAATCTAAATTTTGAATCCTTTCGACAAGTAATGTTGCAACATCTCTCCAACTCTGTAACGAAACACATAAacattaaatcaataatattaagcTTAAAAGAAATGATCTCCAAATAAACAAAtgaagaaaaataatttaaaattgatataaaattctattaaatTGTAATCTTACGTGATCATTATTGTTGACCGAAACGGATTCTATTTTCTTCCTATATTTTTTCTTGTCTTTCTTTTGTGAAGTTTGCGATTGTGACTGTGTCGCACACAATGTACATATGGCACTGATAATTGCTAAAGACTCACTGCACGTGGATGCTCTTAATAAAAAATGCTTAAAAGATACTGGAACGCCTTTTTCAGGGATGTCTATTGTCTGAAGGCATGGAGATGCTCGTAACATTTGAATGCATTCAAAGTCAGGATAATGCGATCGAGACAGCGACTCCGCAAGTCGAGCTATCGTTTTTAATTGTTCGGAGTAATGAGCTTCTCGTAATCTTTCCACTGCATCCATAGGAACCAACACTTTACAAGATTTATTTTTCTCCCCGTCAGACTCGAATTTTTGAAGAATTATTGGAATTTGTTCACTGTCCAATTGCTTTAGTTCACTAGATAATCTGGCAAGAAGAGAAGAAGCATCATGCATTGCACATGCtgccaatatttttaaaattaaatttcttgctGCGAGTAATCTTAACATGCATATACGTGTTTCCTCTTGCATTCTAGGGTCCTTCTCTGTTTCGCTAAGCGGTTCCCACCCGCGTACAACCTAAATTAagcatattatttttattattttctacgTTTTTTATGGATTACAAAAATTTACTTGAACTTTTATTACCTCTAAATCACGGTTATCTCGTAAAGAATTCAACCGAATTGAATCTTCGTTAGGTTGAATATGCATATTACTTAATGTAGAAAATAGTGATGCGGAGTTGTAGCACCATCTTAATTCCAAAAGCATTTTGTCCACAGTAGTCATAACGAAGTGAAATGAATTTTCTAAACGTTCTCTCAACTCCACAAATTCTTGAATCTTTACAAAACTTCCATATTTATACGCAAACGTTAAATGATCTGCGCTCTAATCGCAtagcagaagaataaattaaaatcagagaaattatttgtttttaagataattatataataataaatacaggCTGTATTATACATACGTCTTTGCaatttgtaataaaaaattTGGTAGAGTGATTTAAAGTTGTAGAAGCTAGTGAAAGGTGACCAAGTGGAGCAAGTAATGGTGCATGTAAATATCCCAGCGAATCTAATTGGATATGTTTAACGTCTAACGACGTGAAAATATAATCCGCTGCACCCACTAATCCTGCTTCCAAATATATTCGTAccaataaaatttttatatgaaaatttGCAGGACTTGATAATAAACCATGTTCTAGTAATGACATTGCcctataaaaatgtttttatttatttttgtttatGGCTCCCAATAATTATTTTAGCAAATGTGTCATTTTAAAATAACATTACCTATAGAGATAAACTGCTTTGTTCGTATTGTACCACAATTCATGCAACAAATGTGTAGCTACAAGGATATAAGAATCTGCAGGACAAAAATCTGTTGGTAGCCTTTCTTGAACTGGGCATAATTCATTACCCTTTTCATATAATTTACATAATCGTTCTACCAATTGTTCTTGTTCATTTATACCCACATATGGAGCGTGATGAAGACCACACATTCTTCGTAGTTGTTCCAAATGAATATGCCTTTGCATTTGTTGTACAGTAGTTGGAAACCCTTCTGGTTTAACTCCTACATCTTCTTCTATCTAtgtaattgtaaataaaatttCGTATAAAAAAACAAGTTCAGAACAATTCATTGTTTTATTACTTACTTTTTGAAGTAACTCTAACCTATCTGCAGGTGTTAGTAAATCTAAATATAGCTGTAAATCTCCAACTACGCAATCTTTTTCTCCAAATTGTACAAAGTACTGATACATTAAGACTACTGCTTCAGTCTTGTTTTCCATGATTTGTTGGTTCACAGTACGTTTTAACAATTCCAATTTTGCAAGATAAGGAGCCCTCACCCTTTTATCTGACATAGTTATGACCTTATTAAAAAACTCTGTACACTCCTCCGGTTTTTGAAATTTAAGAGCCGCAAGAAGATAGTCTTGATAATATGCCCAATTATCATTACTGTTCACAATACAAATAGtttgtattattaaaatattattataaaagaAACATAAAGTATACTGTACTCACTTTTCATTGATGAGCTCCTTATATGCATTAGCTGCTTCAGAAAAGCGTTCCAGTTTCAGAAATAGTGCTGCTTTTCGCTGAGGAATAGGTGAAAGATGTGAAGCTAAGGGTCCAGATAAAACATTTAACATTTCTTCACTTTTACCCTGAAGCTCCAATATCATTAAATAAAGTTGTACTTCTTGTTCTGCTTCCACTTTCCCTTCATTAATTAATTTCAATACCTGGTGTTCATGAATTTCTTATTAAAATTTGAACAGAATAATATTCCTTGTTACAAGGTAATAATTTTCCTAAAAGTTCCAAACCATTCTTTCTGCTAACGGTAATACAACATCCTTCGCTAATTTCTCATCTGCATGTATAGCCTGCATAACTATGCTCATTACAGCCCAAAAATAATATGGATTTTTTGGTTTTAATTTATATAAAGCAAGCGCTGTTTGCTGCTGCTTTTTATAGTCTCCAAGACGTACATAAGACATAAATAAATGCGTCAATAATTCTTCATTGTTTGGATCTGCTTTTGCAGCAGCTTCATACACTTCACTAATTTTGTCCGCtataaataaatgtatttcAAATTATACTTTAATATGTATGTCAATATACATGTAacatatatttaaataattacacGGTGAATGTAATATAAACTTACGTTGATGTATTTCTCTGTAACAAATACTCATAACTTGTAGAGTAGAATCCTCACATGGTATCTCAGAACGTACTTTGTCCATAATGGCTTGACACTCATTTTCTTTACCAAGCCGCAGTAAAGCCAATGCTTTAAGTACTTTGGCACACTGATTACTTGGATGTTTTTTAAGCACTTTATCTGCTTCCTGAAGggcttttttattatttccatTATCCAACCAGTCTAAAATACAGAGCACAATCATATTACATAACCTTAGTACcggtaaaatattaaaattataattgtacaaaatttctaataataaaagtgtaaattattaataaaagtatTAACGGCATATTTACTATATATCGGACGTAACCGACGTTCGTTGACAATATTTTCCACATGGGATGTAGACGCCATGATACTTTTTATGGCAATTTTAAATTAACATATCGAAAGAGCAAACATTCCTCCACTGGGTGTATGACATCATAAGGCAAATTTACATTGATCTTTATGTCTATTTTTTGCCATCTTCAAAAATTTTACGCAACTTTTTCTTAATGTTTATAGTTTAGAGATATAATGAAAGAAATAAATCATGGTTTTAAGTCAGCAAAGTCAATAGAAAAAGTTTCCTAAAACATTGATATTATAAAATCAATTAAATGCAATCTTTATACAAatactttttatattatttctataaataattttttcatttatcGCTATCCAATttgattaaaattcaaaattagaaaattaatgTTTCTGGTTAAGTTTATTTAATAAGGACATATATCTtatcagaataaaaaataaagttttATGTAATTAGAAATTACGAATTATGACGCATTTTTGTGTAATTTGTTCAAAACAAAAATACTTTGCGCATATAGtaacatatttcaaaatttcaagttcTTTTTGACTACTAGATCTCGTATAATTTAAGACTATGTACGTGATTCGCGCGCAAATTCTGTTTGTAGTGAAGTGTTGATTTTCGATGTCAAATTGCTTTTTGTGATAGACTAAGTTAAAACTTCAGTTTCAAAGGTGAATTGAATTTAATTAAACACTATGTGGTCATCAAATGGAGATACTAGTGCGACTTTTGAAGGCGGATTTTTAGATAATAGTCGCAAAGGAGAACAAGGAGACGTAAAATTGCGAAGAGTACAAACTCTTATACCTGCTATGATAGGACATTTACTTTCTGCTTCTTCAACTGATGAAACAAAATTTTGGGATATTCCAGCACGTATGTTTTCAATTGTTGGAATTATACGTAATATGGAAGAATCTGCGACAAAAATATCATACGATATTGAAGATCAAACAGGTATATCAACTCATCACTTCTTGTCTCATGACACTTGTCtcatgtatttttgttttatgtagAATTTGTCTTTTTGATTTactaaaattatataaaaatcatTCGTTTGTTTGTTAATATATTTAGGCACTATAACTGCTCTAAAATGGTTAGAAGCAGATAGCAAACCATCTGATCATAATATGCAGAAAGACACATATGTTCGTGTAGTTGGTTTTCTCAGAGAACAAAATGATAAGCGACACATTCTTATTATGAGAATGTGGTTACTACAAGATCTAAATGAGTTGACAAATCACATTTTGGAAGTTACTTATGCTACATTAAAAGCAGAAGCAATGGCAAAACAAAATAAAGAATCAGGAGACAGTATGAATAGTTCTATGGGAAATCAAGGACAAAGTGAAGATTCTCCTTACTATGGAATGACAGGAGATCAAACTTTAGTTTATAAAATTATTCATGCACAGAATGATACAGAATCTGGTATTGAAAGATCTGAAATTAAAGCGCAAATACCAAAACGTATTTTATCAGACATAGATAATATATTAGATTTTCTAGTATCTGAAGGCCACATATATACAACAAGTACAGACAATCATTTTAAGACAACATAAGCTTTTGCAGTGATGTAATTTTTCATGTCTGTATTCTTTATGAAAaatgaatataatataatttaaattttaatagtatatctatattttattaaaaatattatgtatACAGTAAAATGGTAgcaatacattttatacatacaTAATACAAACTTATAAGTTACGAATTATAAGAATgataaatatactatttttgaaTAAACTATTTTTTTACACGTAAAGGCTGTAGAAAAATTATACGTCATGCTTATAACAGCTAAATTCTATACTTTGGGATCAGTGGAAAgctattaaaaaatgtttctgtTAAATTGATCTTGACCTCGAAACTCAAGGTCTCAAATTCTTCTAAAAAATAGTGTTGAAGCTTCATTTGATTCTTAGACTGATTTGATTTATATATTTAAACTGAAACATAAGATTCAAAATAAACAACCAGTTCGATTATTACTgtacataaacacaacagtattgctCTGTTGATACCAAATAAACAATAAACTATCACAATGAAGTACCTCTTACTATTTCGTTTCTTAGTAATCTTTAGTCTTAAATTTTAACCTAGAAATATATTACATTATTGATGATGTGAGTaacattatttacattatagtaatagttaattttataattaacaagAAAAAAGGTTAGAGAGCAGGGATTAAAAcgaaaaaattaacaaaaaggaaagaaaagaaaTACAAACAAACAAGAAGAGAAATTGGTGGGGCGTTATACTACACTTTTAACAATGGCGGGAAACATATGACAACAACAATATACTTTTTTATCTAATGAATGAGAAGACAGTTAATATATACATAAAATTTACGATTATATTCCAGTCTGTACTAATCTATACAtagcataataataataataattttagctGTTATGGCTTGGCATATTCCAAACAAGATAAAGGCATTGCTTCCAGGTACGATATTCTTTCTCTTTTCTTTATATGAATACGAGTGAGCTAATGAGACAACAATTCTCAGAGAACATTGAAGAGAGATGTGTCTTCTATGAAATCTATCAAATGGCATTGATAGTAGTTGAACAGTTTATTCCATTTCTTAGTTTTTATGTTAGGGTTAGGTAACATGGAAAACGATCTTCGAATATCTTAACAAAGCTTGAAAGATGTAGCAAATTGAATTtgcttaaaataattttatttcaaaaacTAGCTTGCCAACTAGTCAGGAATTGCAATAGTTTTTCTTTCTTATTGAAAGTGTTTGAATCTCTCCTCTCAACGCCGTGTCTCCGTTCTTGGATTCCATTTTATTCACTCGACTATTTCCTATATTTTCACTTTTACAATTTTACGATTTCTCACTCTTGATCATTAAAATTTGCCAAGAGACCCATCTTTCAATAAATTTCAATGAACTCTTACTTCTCCCTGTACGAGGTAAAACAGCGCAAATTCATCGCCTTTGATTAACAATAAGTGTTAAATGCAATCTTGTTCTGTTAACATATGACATTCAGAAAAGCTCTTCTCTTAGTAGCAACAACGCGATCAGAAAAAATATGTATCTGTTGAGGTTACGGTTAAAATAACGCGCGGCATTTTCAAATACGAGAGAGAAAGACACATGCATATTCACTTTCTCTCTTGACTTCCCGAAGTATTTCGAAGAGCTGACCTCTATACAcacgtacatatgtatacacaCATGGTTCGTGCGCGAGCAGTAGAATGTAGTAGAGGGAGAAATTCTCTGTGTCTGTAACTTTCATAGGCCCGTCATGCTGACTCTTGTTACGAATTTGATATCacaggtggtggtggtggtgttaTGGTATGCTTATGGTGTTAATACATTCGCAGCATCGTATACAGTAACAGTACCGGCAGCGTCGAGTCATCTCTTTCTCGTTGAGTGTTTAAAATTGCAAGATCGTAAAGGGAAAATTACTAAAGAAGATGTCGAAAAAGGCTAAAGGACAAAACGCATTTTATTTCTTCATGCTAGAATGGAAAAGAAAACAAGAAAAAAAGGGACGTGTATTTCCAAACGGTTTGAAGGATATTTCTAATAATCCAGACTTAAACGAGGAGTGGCGGGTTTGTTTTCTTTGTTATTACGTTATTAAGTCGATATATTAAAACTATAATTTAGTCATTTTAAGTTGTGCTATGTTAATGTTAACATTTGtaatttgaattctaaatcGCAATTATGATACTATAGTTATGTAGAAGAGGATGGTTATTTTGATGAAAGTCAGCAGAGATAAGATTAATTACGTCTTATATGAATACAATTGTTACTGGTTttaaattttgtataattttgtaATTTAGAAATAGTATTGTCAAGTAGATTTCAATTTAGACTATATGTTATATggatatttttatagtatttaagaTCAACTCATTTGGATTAGTATTGTAAATTTAACTATATGAAATAAAGCTTAAATCTTAAAATCTATTTGAATTTGTAATTATACAATTTaatgattgcaatcattgtaTAATGATATAAGTATAGAATATCTATTGCAAAAATAAATGAGatgcaaataaaattttcttataAGGAAGTTCATTTACAAAAGAATCAATTTTCAAGATTCAGTGAATACATATATTTGCTTAAGTATCAGTTTGtatttcatatttatattgtgtacttTTGATTGACCTCTAAATTTGTGAACATGTTTACGAACAAGAATTCAAAAGTAACAGatattaaaacaaaataaacgGTTATATACCTTAttgatttattaatatttataatttcatgGAAACAAAACTTTCTAGGGAAAAATTTTCTTTACAAAAATTATAACTTTATGATTAAACACTATACAGTAAAATCTAAGTCATACATAagaataagaaattaattttaaaatgtaAAAGAAGTATCTTTGAAACGTAAAAAACCTATTTCATtagaaattttataatttcttgTAGAATCTTCCAAAACAACAAAAAGGATATTATGAAGCTCAAGCAAAAGAGAGTAAAATACAAGCCCAAGGGGCCTTAACTAAGAAAACAGCTCTAGGTGAAAGTATAGATGAAGTTTATGAATCTGAAAAAAGAGAACAAGAATTTCACCAAAATATGTTACAGTATATAGAGTCTGTAGTATCAATGGGAACACAACATAACAGTATGTAGTTAACATCCTACATTTAAAACTTAATAGAAATACTTCTTTAATTAAAGCAACAATATACTTTATGGTAATAGCAAACAATAAGTATCAAATAATGTCATTTATTACAGACttggaaaaaataaaatttatatttatacatgTGAATTGGTTTTATAAAAGAGAAATTGGTATCAATAAATATGACTTCTGTCCTGCTGAATTTGCAATAGCAGAGTTCAGTTTAGAAAACGGCATTGAAAATATGTATCATGAAATCATTAATGCGAAGATACCATTAGGATGGAGAAGGGATGCATATGAAACTAGTATGGAAACTCATAAAATACCTGTGGAACTTAAAGTTGGAGAAGAAAATTTTGCTCTTATGTATGACAAATTAATTGCTATTTTGAAAGCTAATAAGACTGGAAACAAGTTTCCTCCACTATATACTGCAAAAGATATGAATATTGCTGTAGAATCTTTACTGAAAAGAATGACTGAAGCTGCAAGTAAGCCTAGTCAAGTGCTATAAAGATATAATAAATGTTATAAATATTTACAACTATATTCATATTATATTTCAGAAAAATCTACGGATGATTTTGTAATATATTCACTGGAAGCTTTGTTTGGAGCTTTACGAAATGCTGCTACACAAAAAGTAGACGACTGTAGCATTCCTCTTGTCATTGCTGAAATTGAATTTGGAAAAGATATTTTCGTTTCTGAACAGAATCTTGAATGTTCGGTAAGAAAATCTAAGAAGAGATTATagaaacataaaaaatattatgttataaattataatagatataatacaaatatattgtaatagaattttatttaagcTAATGAAATCCTTTTTTTCACACAGTATCATAAAAACATAGATGGTACATCTCAGTATTGTAGTATGGCTGTAGTAAAAAGATGGGGTTTCACTATATGTGATCATTGCTGTGAATTTTTGAACATACCAATGATTAAAGGTATTCATTGTCCTGTTTCTGAATCACATATTAAATCCTCTGTTGAAGAGAATATTGAGGTTCACATGAATAAATTGAATATCAATGAACAGTGCAAAATGGTATCCATGACAGGGGTAAGTAAATGTACATAGTAGATTATAACAGGCATTCAACTCGTTATGATCGAGATAAAAAAAAGTTATTGGCTAATAATTATTTgttcgattttttttttttttttttttaaatccgtTTTATAATAATGTCAAACAGGTAAGTGAGGATTATAGGAGGCGAGTATCTGAACGATCTTATCAAGAAGAACAGCGGCGACGTAATGAGTGCAAACCGTTAGAAATAATCGATCACAGTAAATTTAACACCATTAGTAATGTATCTGTACGTAAACATTATGCTAGTATACGTATTTATAAAAGATTTTACAACAGCAATTATAAGTTACTTGTTCTTTACAATTGTAGATACCTGGACGACCATTGCGACTTCCTAAAACAAAATGTAAGCATATATGTATCTACTATCCTCATATTATTTAAATGTATCATTGACAGTGAATGTAATGTTATAAATATCTTTTATCATTACAGCACGAGCAGTCAGTGAAATGCCAGAAAACTTACCATCTTTCAATGCATCAGATTTTCCACCAATGGGTAAGTTAAGTTTTTGTTGCTGTACAACATAGGTCATCCCTTGTGAAATCGGACACTTTTCGAAGTGACATCTCGGGACttgtttaaatttgaatatgttataATTTTTAGCGATGTTTAAACGTATCTTAGAtggtttttcaaaattttaattattatggATTTTACAGCTACTTGAAGTAGAGCGCTAactttttttcaaaaattcataacTCCCTAACTAGGGATTTGGCTTACCTATTCAAATGCAATCGAACAAATTTTTATAGCATGTTGTATTACAAGAGTCTTTTTATGCAGGAGGAAGAGGAACAGTGCCGAAGAAAGATGAGAAGGATATTAAA contains:
- the LOC143180828 gene encoding protein maelstrom homolog, translating into MSKKAKGQNAFYFFMLEWKRKQEKKGRVFPNGLKDISNNPDLNEEWRNLPKQQKGYYEAQAKESKIQAQGALTKKTALGESIDEVYESEKREQEFHQNMLQYIESVVSMGTQHNNLEKIKFIFIHVNWFYKREIGINKYDFCPAEFAIAEFSLENGIENMYHEIINAKIPLGWRRDAYETSMETHKIPVELKVGEENFALMYDKLIAILKANKTGNKFPPLYTAKDMNIAVESLLKRMTEAAKKSTDDFVIYSLEALFGALRNAATQKVDDCSIPLVIAEIEFGKDIFVSEQNLECSYHKNIDGTSQYCSMAVVKRWGFTICDHCCEFLNIPMIKGIHCPVSESHIKSSVEENIEVHMNKLNINEQCKMVSMTGVSEDYRRRVSERSYQEEQRRRNECKPLEIIDHSKFNTISNVSIPGRPLRLPKTKSRAVSEMPENLPSFNASDFPPMGGRGTVPKKDEKDIKFSLGRGRGKC